CAGGTGACCTGCATTAAAATTTTACATATTACAGCCTAATATAACACAAGAAGACAAGGCACAAGGAATACAACTTTGTATCATAAATTATAGAGTAGAGTCATAGTGCCACAGTGGCTCGGTGGCACCATGTAGGGTCCTGGGTTGAGTTTCAgctctctgctgtgtgtgtgtgtgcgtgcgtgtgtgtgtgctctcttCCACGGTTCTCAGGATATTTCCCATAGTTCATGCTGTTCGGTAAATCAATGCTTCCAGATCACTCTCGGTGTGTGCACTAGGGTGTATCCTGTGaggaactggcatcccatccaaggtgtgttccacctcatgccctgtgcttcctgagatcCAAGGCTCACCGTTAATCTtattggataagtggttataaaAGATGGATGAATATTAGAGAGATTACCAATTAGGATTCAGAGATCAGACTGATGCTCCTTCACTCACCTCCTCTCCATTCTTGTCACTGCTGCGTCCCGACCAGAAGAGCTGGGCACAGGTGCCAACAGCCCGGCACTGATCTGCTTTCTTTAGCAGCTTGGACGCAGCCAGCGCACACTGCGTCCTCAGCGGCTCGTGATTCTCCTCGCTGAAGCACTTGCTCCTTTCGAAGGTGCCGATGATTAGGGTGATGGCCGACAGCTGGGCCTTGGAGTCACTGATCTCATCCTCGTACAGGGAAAACGCCTTAAGGCGAGAAACAACACAAGCTTTTTCATGCTGATGTCTCTGATTGGATGTAAAGTGCCATCAGCCCGAATTTCCTCCCAGGTATGCAGTACCTGTGACATGAACTCATAAGCCACCGTCTCGTGGTTCTCAAAACCAATTTCGCCAGCTGCCAGGGCTCCCTGGAGAAAGAGCCTGAGTGGCAGCTCCGCCAGCTCAGCTTTGATCAGAGCACTGATGGTCTGGTGGGCAAAGGAGAAAATCTTCTGACACTTCTTCTCCCACTTTTCATCCTGAAAGCAGACGAGGAGATTTACCAGACAGCATGTCATAATTTACAGAGCGGAGCCAGCGGTGTTGAATGTCTGTTCTGGGACAAATAATTTTTCAGTGCATGTCTCTCATGTAGCAACTCCTCTATTATGACATACAAGCAAGGGATGGCTCTCCCTGATTTTTTTGTAATCAAAATGAGAAACAAACTAAAAGGATTCTTCTTCAGTAATGATAACCTTAAAAAAGCTGAATATGTTGGACTGATAAATGTGCTTcagatcatttttttttcagaagcCTTGAGATAGAAGTACTTGTTGTACAGCTGAAAGGCTTaagttacatttacatttattttatttagcagatacttttgtCTAAAGTGACACATACGTGAGGCAAACAGTACATCAAACTATTGTAAAAGTTCAAATGtcagcctgtgtgcctgtgatcagaaggtcaccggttcaaacccagcctcagcatgtctgtgggtccttgagtaaggcccttaacccccagctccctgggcgccgctacgggtggctgccctttgcggacaacttactctacaaagagcaagttgagggaggcgtaaagacaatttccccatggggatcaataaagtatcgattgttattattatatttatacaCTCCAGACATCATTAGGTTCTTAACATCAGACTGTCGAACCTACACCAAAATCATTCACGTAAAGAGCTGTTTAACATTCTGTCAGTTTTGTTGAGCTacaatttttaaataacatcAGAATAGACACTCTACTACACTGTAGCTCATTCAAAGGTGTTCTATCTTGGTTTCAAAGATGATTCAGATGTGGGatcattaaaaagaaagaaaatgacaCAAAGACTTTAACTCATACCACACTGGAACTCTCTTTGTAACGGAAGGCAAGCTGATATGCAGCAAACACCAGAGGCGGAAGCGTGAATCGAATCCTCTGGTTCCCTCCTGCCCCAAAGTGTTTCCTGGCAGTATTTAAAATCttgaaaaaatatacataaggaaagaattaaaataattgcagtattaacaataacaatagcCTCAGTAATAATCATCACCTTCCTCAGAAACACTACCAGTCATTAATGAGGCAATAAAAGACCAATGCAAAAGTAAACTTTGCAAAAGAATCTTTGCAAAGACATGTCTTTTCATGGATGCTTTAGATTACATTTCACTTTATGTATAACATACAAAGTTGAAAAGACTGCTTGACTATATTAAgttacatattatatattttccCTATGAAGGCAATAATCGGTCTAGTCATTCTTGGCTTACCATATACTGCTGATCTGGATCCTCAGAATGAAGCATGTGAATAAACCGCCCAACCAGATTCTGTTCTTCAGCAAAGTCCTCAGGATCTGGGTCCTCTGAAGGCTGATCAGGTTGGTCTTGGATCAGTGTTGACACCAGCTTTAATACTGCATCTACCTAAATAGAGAGAAAAATTGGAATCCGCATTGATTTGTGTTTTAATCTGTTTAGTGAGGTGATTTACACATTTCCATATGTGAAACAAATCATGCTCCAAGCCTAAACAAAATTTTACCTTTATTTCAAACATTCATAAATGCATCTTACCCATGTGCACAGCAAAAGTAAACTCACATTTGTTAAATTTGTTATTTTGGCTCCATAACCCTGACCAGAACAAACAGTTGTAAGACGGATGAATGGAATGCATACGTAATTTACCGAACTGTATCATGGACTACCCAAGAGAATTTACACTTGCCACATAAAATATTACAGCTGAATTTGATcgcatttaaattaaatgtagaaaaaaatcaatgactACAACCAGAAGAAACACTTAAATGTCAGTCCTTCTGGTGAGGTTTATTAATTGTTCTGCTCATGTAGACTGGTTGTAATTGTATTTGAAAATTGCTATTGGGGTCATATTCTGTCATAGAAGACAGAGCAAATGTATCATGAAATGCATACACGTCAGTAGCCTAAACCCCAAAATAAATTGTCTCTCAGAAGATTTTGGGGTTGTCCACTTCGCATAAAAATCAACAACTTATGACAAACAACGTTCTCCTGAAACTCAGCCACCAAGGCTGAGGTACAGCCAGACCCCAGATTACATACATTTTACACTGACCAATGAGCCTGGTTACATCTTTGGTCTGTGAAACAAAACTGGAGGATACACtcatgacacaggaagaacatggaCCCTCCGCACACAGAAGAGAGGCAGAATTCAAACCCCCACCGTCACGCTgagacccactgagccaccgtgCAACCCATGTAACAGAGAACACTCATTTAATCGCAATTCATGACCCACCAAAGGGGAACAAATAAAACCCAGAAGCTGTTGGAAGTACAATAAAAATGACCAGGGAGCTAAAACATCAAACTGTCATCAGAACCATTCAGAGCTATGAGGGTAACATTCTGTACTTTTACAACACTTGAAGGCCACTAAAACAAAATGgttgcaaaagaaaaagcatggAAAACTGAAATATTCATGCAAGGCTCTATGAAATCTTCATAAATGGCTTGTATTTCTTTTCTATTATTTTATGGAATATGTTCCTAAACATCAGCGGGGACACTAGATCATCACCAGTGACTCAAGTATcattatttcaaaattattttaacaGTAATGGTCTATAGTACTGGATTTATGTTACTTTTTAAAGTTAACCAGCATTAATAAAAAGCCTCCTATATGTGCTAGTAGGAGGTGAACATTCCTATTGCCAAATAATGCAAGATTTCACCTGTTCCTGGGCTTTGATCACCGTATTGTTGTCCAAGGTGTTGCCGAGCATGTAGGAACTCATGATCTTTCGGGATTCATAGTCAAAGTACTCAAAGAGTGGGTGAAAGTGCTGGAGCTGAAGCACAGTCAGGATATTGTTGTAGATGTCCACAGGGATCTTCAGCAATCTCATCAGCTCCTTGGACACTGCACTGCTTGTGGCCAtacttcaaaacaaaacaagaccTGTTTCTTGAAAGTCTGGGGTAATAGATTACTTTTGacttactttaattaatttttctTTGCATTACTAAGCACAGAAATCCTTCATTTCCTTTAGCAGGAGATATTCAAGAAGAATATAGTTCAGTGGAGAACACTAGAAATAAATTGAACAGTTTCACTGGCAGCACTGCACAAGGTTTCTACTGTACCAGGTTGATACTAAATGAAATTATCTGAGGTGATCACATTTATCTTACAATCTGGAACCAGCTAAACACATGGACACAATCAGTTCCTCAGCATATCTGCTGTGTCCAGCTCCTCTGATCTTACACTGAAGCACTTAAGAGACATATGAAAAAGAGCCAAAGTGATATCTGAAGGTGGTGCACTTACTGTTCCAGATTCATTTTGTTGAAAATCTCCAATGTGGTCTCCAGAACTTTGTCCACATAATCTATTCTGTCAGGGTAACACTTCATGGCTAGGTTGATGAGGGACACCTGCAAGGACACCACGTCCTCGGAAGGCATCTCCTGGCGAGACTAGGCAATGAAGAAAAAGCATGAACAACAAAGAATTTAGAacttggtgatcagtggtcattgttgacacaccacagcacacaacaacgaaatgtgtcctctgcatttaacccatatgtgacatcgtgacatagcagggggcagctaattcagcacccggggagcagtgcttggggacggtacttTGGTCcaggtacctcagtggtgccttgctggtcggggattccaacctgcaatctttcagttacaagtgtgcttccctaaccattaagccaccactgcccactatTAGACTATTAGTCTAACAATTAAGATAGCTCCACTCTTGATATGTATGTTGTAAACAATGAACTATATTCTTCCTTCCACCCACCTATCTTCTACACCTACTTCTCCTTTTCAGGGTTGTAGGGGGTCCAGAGCTTATCCAGGAGGGTATGGGCACAAGGTACAGGATAATcccagggtggggcaccaacacatcacagggcacactcaccattcactcacacatgcacacctatggacaattccATAACTCCAATTCATATTACCAtctttttggactgtggggggaagccAGAGTACCCAAAGAAAACCCCATGACAAGACAGGAAGAgtcatgcaaactgcacacatggagCCAGGACCGAGACTCAAACTatggtcccagaggtatgaggaaGCAGTGCTATCCACTGCACCACGCCTCATTGCCAACTATTCCCATGCTGAAATGGAGACTACTCACCTGTATAACTGATGCCACTTGTTGTGAAAATACATCAAATAATTTAATATCTGCTGGAATTCCAGGACCATCCTCTCTATGAGCAAATAAGGCCAGCCTGGGGTAGAACGGGAGTTTTGTCAGTATTGAATTTTTCGTGAAAAATTATTTAGCCAAAAAGTGAGTTAAGTATACAATACCTATCAATAAGAGCAATAATAATGTTCTTCACATTCACATTTTGGTGCAATTCTGCACAAGCACGTAGAAATGAGTTTAATGTCTGAAGGTGGAACTCATCCGGGAACacctaaaaatatgaaaaaaaatagaTGCTGATGTGCCACAAGTTCAGCAATATGGATCAACACATAAGCCCATGAAGAACTTTTGTTTCTTATGATGATTTTTACaaaagtgtttctcaaaccggtcCCTGAGGACCCCCAGACAATCCTCATTTTTGCCGGAGCAAACCGGAGTTTTGGTAGTGAGCAAAAACACGCACCATCtctgggtcccagaggactgAGTTGCGAAACATTGCTTTACAAAGGCAAAAAGAAACGTTCCTGGTTGCATTTTATGGATTAATGCTTACCTGGATGATACATTCCATCAGGTACTCCTGCGCTAGGGAATCTCGGCAGTTGACCGCCTGATCTAGAATTCCAGGCAGCACAACCTGAGTGGTGACAGGACAAAACCTTAGCATGAAATAACATATGTCCAGACATGGATAAAATGTTAGGTAAAGCTTAACATTaactacaccttcataatgcattcattatgcattcctATAACATTCATGAGTAgaatgtaagtataccttaacatcctaacataccttaatgGCTATTATATGCATATGCATTAACAACAAATATTATACTTGTATATTGCTTCTACAgtaaatgttctatgaatatatataatgaatGCATAATGTATAAGTATAatcaatgcattatgaaggtgcacagaatgttatataaatgcattataaaagtattatgaaggtgtaATTAATGTGAAGCACTACCAAATGTAATTTTATGCATGATCTGCAGAAGGACATTAACTCGAAGGCTTAAAACACTCCTGCATGGTAACAGCAGTACTAAACATACAAACCTGGGTGTACTTGTCCACGTTGACACCCTCCAGCTGACTGAGGCGCACTAAGTTGGTCCCCACCAGGATGCGCAGCtcctgtctctctttctctcgctTCTCCCGGTCCCGGCTATGGCCCTGATGCTGCATGCGAACCCACAGTTTGTTCATCTCCGCAAAGTTCAGCAACACAAAGTCTACAGAGTCGTTGATGTCCCCAGTCGTCCCCTCTCTGACAAAGGAAATAAATACAATCTGTAAACAACATCTCCACACATTATGCAATGGATAATGATATACTTTAAGTACTTGTATCCTGCATGTTCTATAACTAATTTtcaaattaacttttttaaattttattttaaacacatATTTTGACAAATTTGCCCGAAATGGGCAGCAGTAGCATAAATAGTTTGACCCAGGAAATGGAGCAGGTGTTTCTGAGTAAGACGGCACAAGACGGCGTACTCTGTAACCTCTCCGTCATCGGGGAGAACATTCCGGGTACACTGGAGTAGGTAGTTCCTCAAGAAAAGACCTCGAAGAGGATGCTGGACTCCACGGCACATTTCTACTAAATCCTTCAGGATATCTCTCCGGGACTGTGAAAACGATTTCACATATACCACGCCTACAGTGATTAGCAAATACCTACGGAAGGAGGTAGAGATAAGAAAGATCAACACCACACAAAAATAGCTTATATTTTTCACTAATTGTAAAATATGTACTgtttacacatttttttaatagttttgaAGTATTTTGAATTCCATTGACATGACAAATTCTATGTATGGATAATGTCAATACATTGTCATCATGAAAATGTACTaatgcattgttctttgtgtcagtgtctgttttGTTAAGCTGTGCTGAACTATAAACAAAAGaaagttttaattttacattaaTATATTCCTTTATTGAGGTGAATAACAGGACACTCACAGTCTTGGGATGATATTCCCTGCATACTGAACCAGCTCATACAGGTCAGCCACCTTTCTTCCCTTGGCAAACTCATCTGTAAGGTAAATCTCCAGGTAGTGCAGCTCATCAGAGATGGCCATGTCTGCAACACGTTAaggcttttttttcccttcgtGTGTATGACAGAGACCAGCCTTGACTGTGACCAGCTATAGCACTATAAAACATTATATGTTTTAAAGAGTGAAATGAAACCAAGAGCAAAATAATTATTCCTCTTATTGCActattataattcattttctCCCATTCATATTAATGCATTAGTTAGAGACTGTGTTTAGAAACAGTTACTAACTGCAAGGAGTGATAAAGTTAGATCTTGTCAACCTTGGCtatttttattatgaaacacaggcagtccccaggttacaaatGAGATTCATTCCCTAATTCCGTCTTTAAATCAATTTTGTAGGTCTcagaacaacaataataataataataataataataataataacaataacaataatgatgacgatgatgaacCGCTGAAGCCATGCAACATCTTCATGTGCATCACAAAGTAGTGTgtgtatttaacccaaattttaatataataagcTTTATGGCAGTCTATTAAGAGAATTGTCCAAAAGTCAGACGTTCTtcacctggggactgcctgtatctAAAATGTGGTCACAAAATAAATCTTTCATGATATTTACATCTGTCTACATTCCTGATAAGTGTCACCAATGATATAAATATTATGACATCCTTGATGCTGTTTGATTGTGGAAACACAGTCCTATGTTGCATTTTTGCCCGAGGTCAGTTAAAGGATACAGAGTTCatagtaactttttggagagaGCATGGAAGTCCTCAGCTCTCCCAACGTGTTGGACGCATGTTTTAGGGCATCCATCAGCTTATTTTTGTCCTACAATGAAAATTGTGTCTAAGAACAGCTGGAACAGTAAGGTAAGAAAACGATTATACAGTCCTGTAAGAATGCACAGTTAAAGGTACATTGTACAGGACTCATTCACTCCATTAAAAAAGCTCAGGTAGGGG
The Paramormyrops kingsleyae isolate MSU_618 chromosome 13, PKINGS_0.4, whole genome shotgun sequence DNA segment above includes these coding regions:
- the LOC111849654 gene encoding vacuolar protein sorting-associated protein 35-like, which gives rise to MPATQQSMQDDQEKLLDEAVQAVKVQSFQMKRCLDKNKLMDALKHASNTLGELRTSMLSPKSYYELYMAISDELHYLEIYLTDEFAKGRKVADLYELVQYAGNIIPRLYLLITVGVVYVKSFSQSRRDILKDLVEMCRGVQHPLRGLFLRNYLLQCTRNVLPDDGEVTEEGTTGDINDSVDFVLLNFAEMNKLWVRMQHQGHSRDREKREKERQELRILVGTNLVRLSQLEGVNVDKYTQVVLPGILDQAVNCRDSLAQEYLMECIIQVFPDEFHLQTLNSFLRACAELHQNVNVKNIIIALIDRLALFAHREDGPGIPADIKLFDVFSQQVASVIQSRQEMPSEDVVSLQVSLINLAMKCYPDRIDYVDKVLETTLEIFNKMNLEHMATSSAVSKELMRLLKIPVDIYNNILTVLQLQHFHPLFEYFDYESRKIMSSYMLGNTLDNNTVIKAQEQVDAVLKLVSTLIQDQPDQPSEDPDPEDFAEEQNLVGRFIHMLHSEDPDQQYMILNTARKHFGAGGNQRIRFTLPPLVFAAYQLAFRYKESSSVDEKWEKKCQKIFSFAHQTISALIKAELAELPLRLFLQGALAAGEIGFENHETVAYEFMSQAFSLYEDEISDSKAQLSAITLIIGTFERSKCFSEENHEPLRTQCALAASKLLKKADQCRAVGTCAQLFWSGRSSDKNGEEIHDEKRVMECLKKALKIANQCMDSSLQVQLFIEILNRYIYFHEKQNEAVTVQVLNQLIQKVQDDLPNLEACEEAELIKKHFHNTLEHLRVRKESSEADGAAYDGLLL